The Streptomyces tubercidicus DNA segment CTGCTGGACGGCTGGGCGCTGCTGGGCCGGCCGGATCTGCGGGCCGGTGAGGAGGCGCTGCGCCGCTGGCTGGGCGCCGCCGCGCTGGTCCGCGGCCAGGTGGAGGGCGGCACGGTCGCGGTGATCGCGGAGCCGACGCTGCGCCCGGTGCAGGCGCTGGTGCGCTGGGACCCGGTCGGCCATGCGGTCCGCGAGCTGGCCGAACGGGCCGAGCTGGGCTTTCCTCCGGTGTCGCGGATGGCCTCGGTGGCCGGCCGCGGTGAGGATGTCACCGAGCTGCTGCGATCCGCCGAACTCCCCGTGGAAGCCGAGGTATTGGGGCCTGTGCCGCTGCCGGTGCCGGACCCCGGGCGCCCGCGCCGGCCGGGCGATCCGCCGCCGGGCGAGCAGTGGGAGCGTGCGCTGGTCCGGGTCCGCCCCGGCCAGGGCGCGGCCCTCGCCGCCGCGCTCAAGGCCGCCCGCGCGGCCCGGTTGGTCAAGCGGGAGGGGGAGGCCGTACGGGTCCGGATCGATCCGCCCGATCTGGGGTGAGCACCGGCCCGGCCCCGGGCATGGCGCCGCCCCGGGACCAGGGGCGGCGTCCCGGGGCGTTGGCGAGCGGCGTGGGGGCACAGGCGCCCGTGTCGCGGGTGGTTCAGCCGTTGCGGGGGCCGGGGAAGGCGCCCGGCCGGGCGGGCTCCTCGCGGGCGGCCGCGGAGGACTGGGCGGGCATGGACCGGGCGGCCGGGACGGACGCGGCGCCGGGCAGCCCCGCGGCCACGGTCACCGCACGGGTCGCCGAGGGCTCCGGCGAACGCACCGCCGGTTCCCCGCCGTTGCCTTCCGCGGGCTGGGCGGCGGCTCTGCGGGCACCGTAACGACGGTGTACCGCCTGTTTGGTGACGCCGAGCGCCGAGCCCACGGCATCCCACGAGAATCCCAGCGAACGGTCGAAGTCGACCGCGGCGGTGACAAGGGTTTCGACGCTGTCCCGCAGTTCCTGGGCGAGGCGCACCGTCGGAGCGGGCGCGCGTCCGTAGACGACGAAGCCCGCGGAGGGGCCCGTGCGCCGAGGCCGGTAGACGTTGCCGAGCTGAGCGGTCAGCGTGCGCAGTGCGTCCACCTGCCGGCGCACCCGTTCGATGTCCCGCACCAGGAGATGCAGGCTGGCGCGCGCCTGGGCGTCGTGGGTTGCGTGGTCGGCCATGAGCAAGCCTCTCGAACCGGCGTGAAATAGGAAGGATGAAAACGAGCGGGCCGCCAATGCGGCCCGGCCCGGGTCAATGCTGTTTGACCAACGCGACAGCAGCGGCTCTGGTCACGGTATGGGGGCGTACGAGCTTCCGTACAAGGCGCGGGAAATCCTGTACGCCCCCTCGAACCGCCGCCCCTGGCCTCGTACGGGACCCATAGACTGGTGCGTCGTTCCGCTGCGTGTGAGAGGTAGTTCGCCACCCATGAGGCTTGTCTTCGCCGGCACCCCCGAGGTCGCCGTACCCGCCCTCGATGCCCTGATCGCCTCGGACCGGCACGAGGTCGTGGCCGTGGTGACCCGGCCCGACGCCCCGGCCGGCCGCGGCCGGAAGCTGGTCGCCAGCCCCGTCGCGGAGCGTGCGGAGGAGGAGGGCATCGAGGTGCTCAAGCCCGCCAAGCCGCGCGACGAGGACTTTCTGGCCCGGCTCCGGGAGATCGCGCCGGACTGCTGCCCGGTGGTCGCCTACGGCGCGCTGCTGCCGAAGACCGCGCTCGACATTCCCGCCAAGGGGTGGGTCAATCTGCACTTCTCGCTGCTGCCCGCCTGGCGCGGTGCGGCGCCCGTCCAGCATGCGGTGCTCGCGGGGGACGAGGTCACCGGCGCTTCCACCTTCCAGATCGAGACCGGTCTGGACTCCGGCCCCGTCTTCGGGGTGCTGACCGAGGAGGTCCGGCCGACGGACACCAGCGGCGATCTGCTCACCCGGCTGGCGTTCGCCGGTTCCGGGCTGCTGGTGGCGACGATGGACGGCATCGAGGACGGCACCCTGCAGGCGGTGCCGCAGCCGGCCGAGGGCATCACGCTCGCCCCGAAGATCGAGGTCGAGGACGCCAAGGTGGACTGGGCGGCGCCGGCGCTGCGGGTCGACCGGGTGATCCGTGGCTGCGCGCCCGCGCCCGGCGCCTGGACGGTCTTCCGCGGCGAGCGCCTCAAGCTGATGGCGGCCGTCTCCGCCGCGGACCACGCGGAGCCGGCCCTGGCGCCCGGCGAACTCGCCGTCACCAAGAAGGCCGTGTACGTCGGCACCGGCAGCCACCCCGTGGAACTCATCTGGGTCCAGCCGCAGGGCAAGAAGCCGATGAAGGCCGCGGACTGGGCGCGCGGGGTGCGCATCGAGGGCGGCGAGCGGCTGGGGGACTGACCCCCGGACCGACCCCGCGCACGGGCCCTGGCGCGGGCCCGCCTTCGGGTCGCCCTCGGGCCCTCGCCCGCGGCCCTCGGGCGGTCTCCGGGGCGGGCCGCCCCGCGCGCTCGGGCGGCCCGCCCGCGTAGGCTGGGGCCGACCTCTCATCTCGTATCCGGAGCACCTTTTCTGTGAGTCAGCAGCCGCACCGTCGCCCCAGCAAGCCCCATCGCCGCCCGCAGAAGGACCCGGTCAGGATCCTCGCGTTCGAGGCGCTGCGGGCCGTCGACGAGCGCGACGCCTATGCGAATCTGGTCCTGCCGCCGTTGCTGCGCAAGGCGCGTGAGGGCGGCGACTTCGACGCCCGGGACGCGGCGCTGGCGACGGAGCTGGTGTACGGCTCGCTGCGCTGGCAGGGCACGTATGACGCGATCATCGCGCAGTGCGTGGACCGGCCGCTGCGGGAGGTGGACCCGCCGGTCCTGGACGTGCTGACCCTCGGGGCGCATCAGCTGCTCGGTACCCGTATTCCGACGCATGCCGCGGTGAGCGCCAGTGTGGAGCTGGCACGGGTGGTGCTGGGCGACGGCCGGGCGAAGTTCGTCAACGCGGTGCTGCGCAAGGTCGCGGCCCATGACCTGGACGGCTGGCTGGAGCGGGTCTCCCCGGACTACGACGAGGACCCCGAGGATCACCTCGGCCTGGTGCACGCACACCCCCGCTGGATCGTCTCGGCCCTGTGGGACGCGCTCGGCGGCGGCCGGGCCGGTATCGAGGACCTGCTGGAGGCGGACAACGAACGCCCCGAGGTGACCCTGGTGGCCCGCCCCGGCCGCAGCACCGCCGAGGAACTGCTGGCGGTGGCCGGCGAGGAGAGCGCGCTCCCCGGCCGCTGGTCCCCGTACGCGGTCCGGCTCGCGGAAGGCGGTGAGCCCGGCGCTCTGGACCCGGTGCGCGAGGGGCGCGCCGGGGTGCAGGACGAGGGCAGCCAGCTCGTCGCCCTGGCACTGGCGAACGCCCCCGTCGAGGGCCCCGACCGGGCCTGGCTCGACGGCTGTGCCGGTCCCGGTGGCAAGGCGGCGCTGCTGGCGGCGCTCGCGGCGCAGCGCGGCGCCACCCTGCTGGCCTCCGAGAAGCAGCCGCACCGCGCCCGTCTGGTGGCGCGGGCACTGGAGGGCAACCCCGGCCCGTACGCGGTCATCACGGCCGACGGCACCCGCCCCGCCTGGCGGCCCGGCGCCTTCGACCGGGTCCTGGTGGACGTCCCCTGCACCGGTCTGGGCGCCCTGCGCCGCCGCCCGGAGGCACGCTGGCGACGCCGCCCGGAAGACCTGGACGGCTTCGCCCCGCTCCAGCGCGAACTGCTGCGGCAGGCACTCGCCGCGGTCCGGATCGGCGGCGTCGTCGGCTATGCGACCTGCTCACCGCATCCGGCCGAGACCCGGGCCGTGGTGGACGACGTGATCAAGGGCCGCGGCGGTGACCCGATCGAGGTGGAGTGGATCGACGCCCGCCCCCTGATGCCCGGCGTACCGGCACTGGGCGACGGCCCGGACGTCCAGCTGTGGCCGCATCTGCACGGGACGGACGCGATGTATTTGGCCTTGCTGCGCCGGACGGGCTGACGGGGGCCGTACCCCCACCCCACGCCCCCCGCCCCGCACGCCATACTGGGGGGCATGGCCTTGATCAACCCCAGCATTCTGTCCGCGGACTTCGCTCGGCTCGCCGAGGAGGCGAAGGCGGTGGAGGGCGCCGACTGGCTGCACGTCGACGTCATGGACAACCACTTCGTGCCGAATCTCACGCTCGGTGTGCCGGTCGTCGAGTCGCTGAGCAAGGCGACGGATACGCCCCTCGATCTGCATCTGATGATCGAGGACCCGGACCGCTGGGCGCCCCAGTACATCGAGGCCGGGGCCGGTTCCGTGACCTTTCATGTGGAGGCGGCGGGCGCGCCCGTACGGCTGGCGCGGGAGATCCGGGCCAAGGGGGCGCGGGCGTCGATGGCGCTGAAGCCGGCCACGCCGATCGAGCCGTACGAGGATCTGCTGCCCGAGCTGGACATGCTGCTGATCATGACCGTGGAGCCCGGTTTCGGCGGCCAGTCCTTCCTGGACATCATGCTGCCGAAGATCCGCCGTACCCGTGAGCTGATCTCCCGGCACGGCCTTCAGCTGGCGCTCCAGGTGGACGGCGGGGTCTCGGCGGCCACCATCGAGCGGTGTGCGGAGGCGGGCGCGGATGTGTTCGTCGCGGGCTCCGCGGTGTACGGCGCGGACGATCCGGCGAAGGCGGTCCGGGATCTGCGGGAGCAGGCCGAGAGGGCGACCGCGGCGGCGGGCTGGGGCTGCGCGCACTGAATTCCGGAGCGGGGCGCGGGCGGACCGGTCGATTCCGGCCACGGGAGTTTTCCTGTGGCACGACTGGTGCCGCCCCTTGTCTGCGGGGCCACCGAGCGTTCACGAGGGTCGGGGCGCCGATGGTCCCCGCTGCCGCCGGGTTTCTGAAAGGATGAGCAAAGACTCGATCAGATGCGCAAAAGGGGAGAATTTCGTGGTAGCCAGCCGCCCACAGTCCGGAATGGGCCCTGCCGAGCTGGTGCAGGCCGCGGCCATGGCCCGCCGTTTCTATCTTGAGGGCAAGTCGAAGATCCAGATCGCGGAGGAATTCGGCGTCAGCCGGTTCAAGGTCGCGCGGGTGCTGGAGACGGCGCTGGAGCGTGATCTCGTACGGATCGAGATCCGGGTGCCCTCCGAGCTGGACGCCGAACGTTCCGACGCCCTCCGGGCCCGCTACGGCCTGCGGCACGCGGTGGTCGTCGAGTCGCCCGCCGATGCTCCCCCCGCCTTCGGCGGCCAGACCCCGCCCGAGGACGCCGCCGACCCGGAGAACCTCGGTGAGGTCGCCGCCGACCTGCTGGGCGAGCTGGTCGCCGAGGGCGATGTGCTGGGGCTGGCCTGGGGCCGGTCGACCATTCATATGGCCGCCGCGCTGCACCGCCTCCCGCCGTGCACCGTCGTGCAGTTGACCGGTGTCTACGACGCGGGGACCGCCGACCGCGGCTCGGTCGAGGCGGTGCGCCGGGCGGCCGATGTCGCCGGGGGCGAGGCGCACCCGATCTACGCGCCGATGCTGCTGCCCGACTCGGCGACGGCCGAGGCGCTGCGCCGCCAGACCGGCATTGCCCGCGCGTTCGAGTACTTCGACAAGGTCACCGTCGCCTGCGTCTCCATCGGCTCCTGGGAGCCGGGCGTCTCGACCGTCTACGACATGCTGAGCGAGGAGGAGCGGGAGCACTACGCCTCGCTGGGTGCCGCCGCCGAGATGTCGGCGCACCTCTTCGATGCCGAGGGGCGGCGGATCGGCCGGGACCTCGGCGAGCGCTGCATCACGGTCGAGGCGGACCGGCTGCGCCGTATCCCGGAGGTCGTCGCCATCGCGGGCGGCCGTCGCAAGGCCGCCGCGATCGGCGCGGTGCTGCGCTCCGGTCTGGTGACGAGCCTGGTCACGGACACCGCCGCGGCCGACCATCTGCTGCTGGAGACCGGCCCGGGGACGCGCCCCGCACTGGACCGCGCCGACCCTGACGGGGCGTGACGTACGCCCGAGCCGGACGCGGTACGGGAGCGGCCGCGACGGCCGGTGCCGAGCCGCCCGCGGGCACCGGGGGCACGGTCATCGACGAGCAGCCCGCGCGGGCCTGTGACAGCATCGGCGCATGGTGATCCGCTCCTGTCCGCGCCGCGCCGCCGCCCTCGTCGGCGCGCTGCTCGCCGGGCTGCTCCTGGTGCTCACCGGGTGTGCCACGGGCGGTGGGGCCAACGGGAGTTCGCAGGCGGCGCCACGGGCCGGAGCCACGGCCGTCGACGGGACGCCGCGCGCTTCCGGCGTACCGGACTGGGCCCAGGGCATGCCGGTCGTTCCGGTCGGCGAGCTGCCCTCCCAGGCGCGGGACACCCTGCGCCTCATCGACGCCGGCGGGCCCTTCCCGTACGACCGGGACGGCACGGTCTTCGGCAACCGGGAGCGACTGCTGCCCCGTCAGCCGCGCGGCTACTACCACGAGTACACGGTCCCCACGCCCGGCGCACCGGACCGCGGCGCCCGCCGGCTGGTCACCGGCGAGGGCCATGAGACGTACTACACCAGTGATCACTACCGGTCCTTCAAGGCGGTGCTCCGATGACGGAACCCGTGCCCCGGCCGCTTGCGGCGGTGCTCGACGGCAGCACACCCGCGGGCGTGCTGCCCTGGCCCGCTGAGCGCGCGGTGGCGGACGCGCTGACCGCCGCC contains these protein-coding regions:
- the fmt gene encoding methionyl-tRNA formyltransferase encodes the protein MRLVFAGTPEVAVPALDALIASDRHEVVAVVTRPDAPAGRGRKLVASPVAERAEEEGIEVLKPAKPRDEDFLARLREIAPDCCPVVAYGALLPKTALDIPAKGWVNLHFSLLPAWRGAAPVQHAVLAGDEVTGASTFQIETGLDSGPVFGVLTEEVRPTDTSGDLLTRLAFAGSGLLVATMDGIEDGTLQAVPQPAEGITLAPKIEVEDAKVDWAAPALRVDRVIRGCAPAPGAWTVFRGERLKLMAAVSAADHAEPALAPGELAVTKKAVYVGTGSHPVELIWVQPQGKKPMKAADWARGVRIEGGERLGD
- a CDS encoding RsmB/NOP family class I SAM-dependent RNA methyltransferase; amino-acid sequence: MSQQPHRRPSKPHRRPQKDPVRILAFEALRAVDERDAYANLVLPPLLRKAREGGDFDARDAALATELVYGSLRWQGTYDAIIAQCVDRPLREVDPPVLDVLTLGAHQLLGTRIPTHAAVSASVELARVVLGDGRAKFVNAVLRKVAAHDLDGWLERVSPDYDEDPEDHLGLVHAHPRWIVSALWDALGGGRAGIEDLLEADNERPEVTLVARPGRSTAEELLAVAGEESALPGRWSPYAVRLAEGGEPGALDPVREGRAGVQDEGSQLVALALANAPVEGPDRAWLDGCAGPGGKAALLAALAAQRGATLLASEKQPHRARLVARALEGNPGPYAVITADGTRPAWRPGAFDRVLVDVPCTGLGALRRRPEARWRRRPEDLDGFAPLQRELLRQALAAVRIGGVVGYATCSPHPAETRAVVDDVIKGRGGDPIEVEWIDARPLMPGVPALGDGPDVQLWPHLHGTDAMYLALLRRTG
- the rpe gene encoding ribulose-phosphate 3-epimerase, whose protein sequence is MALINPSILSADFARLAEEAKAVEGADWLHVDVMDNHFVPNLTLGVPVVESLSKATDTPLDLHLMIEDPDRWAPQYIEAGAGSVTFHVEAAGAPVRLAREIRAKGARASMALKPATPIEPYEDLLPELDMLLIMTVEPGFGGQSFLDIMLPKIRRTRELISRHGLQLALQVDGGVSAATIERCAEAGADVFVAGSAVYGADDPAKAVRDLREQAERATAAAGWGCAH
- a CDS encoding sugar-binding transcriptional regulator, with protein sequence MGPAELVQAAAMARRFYLEGKSKIQIAEEFGVSRFKVARVLETALERDLVRIEIRVPSELDAERSDALRARYGLRHAVVVESPADAPPAFGGQTPPEDAADPENLGEVAADLLGELVAEGDVLGLAWGRSTIHMAAALHRLPPCTVVQLTGVYDAGTADRGSVEAVRRAADVAGGEAHPIYAPMLLPDSATAEALRRQTGIARAFEYFDKVTVACVSIGSWEPGVSTVYDMLSEEEREHYASLGAAAEMSAHLFDAEGRRIGRDLGERCITVEADRLRRIPEVVAIAGGRRKAAAIGAVLRSGLVTSLVTDTAAADHLLLETGPGTRPALDRADPDGA
- a CDS encoding ribonuclease domain-containing protein; this encodes MVIRSCPRRAAALVGALLAGLLLVLTGCATGGGANGSSQAAPRAGATAVDGTPRASGVPDWAQGMPVVPVGELPSQARDTLRLIDAGGPFPYDRDGTVFGNRERLLPRQPRGYYHEYTVPTPGAPDRGARRLVTGEGHETYYTSDHYRSFKAVLR